From Pan paniscus chromosome 9, NHGRI_mPanPan1-v2.0_pri, whole genome shotgun sequence, the proteins below share one genomic window:
- the LRRC10B gene encoding leucine-rich repeat-containing protein 10B, which yields MGIAESTPDELPSDAEEQLRSGDQQLELSGRRLRRLPSAVCALSRLQKLYVSGTGLRELPEEIEELRELRILALDFNKLERLPDGLCRLPRLTRLYLGGNRLLALPADFAQLQSLRCLWIEGNFLRRFPRPLLRLVALQSLQMGDNRLRALPAELPRMTGLRGLWLYGNRFEEFPPALLRMGRLHILDLDRNRLGGFPDLHPLRALRVFSYDHNPVTGPPRVADTVFLVGEGAVERMAERDEPTPRPPPRRPARAFEDEEEEDLLIGGAGSRALGAPGVSLRALEAAPGLGT from the coding sequence ATGGGCATCGCCGAGTCCACGCCGGATGAGCTGCCGTCGGACGCAGAGGAGCAGCTGCGCAGCGGCGACCAGCAGCTGGAGCTGAGCGGGCGGCGGTTGCGGCGGCTGCCCAGCGCAGTGTGCGCGCTGAGCCGCCTGCAGAAGCTGTATGTGAGCGGCACGGGGCTGCGCGAGCTGCCGGAGGAGATCGAGGAGCTGCGCGAGCTGCGCATCCTGGCCCTGGACTTCAACAAGCTCGAGCGACTGCCTGACGGCCTGTGCCGCCTGCCGCGCCTCACGCGCCTCTATCTGGGCGGCAACCGGCTGCTGGCGCTGCCCGCCGACTTCGCGCAGTTGCAGAGCCTGCGCTGCCTCTGGATCGAGGGCAACTTCTTGCGGCGCTTCCCGCGGCCGCTGCTGCGCCTGGTGGCGCTGCAGTCGCTCCAGATGGGCGACAACCGGCTGCGCGCGCTGCCGGCCGAGCTGCCGCGCATGACGGGCTTGCGCGGCCTCTGGCTCTACGGCAACCGCTTCGAGGAGTTCCCGCCCGCGCTGCTGCGCATGGGCCGCCTGCACATCCTCGACCTCGACCGCAACCGCCTGGGCGGCTTCCCCGACCTGCACCCGCTGCGCGCGCTGCGCGTCTTCTCCTACGATCACAACCCCGTCACCGGGCCCCCGCGCGTCGCGGACACCGTGTTCCTCGTGGGCGAGGGCGCCGTCGAGCGCATGGCGGAGCGCGACGAGCCCACGCCCCGGCCTCCGCCCCGGCGCCCAGCGCGGGCCtttgaggatgaggaggaggaagacctGCTCATAGGCGGCGCTGGTTCCCGGGCTCTGGGCGCCCCCGGGGTCAGCCTCCGCGCCCTGGAAGCCGCTCCAGGACTGGGCACCTGA